From Pedosphaera parvula Ellin514:
CGATTACATCGACATCTTTCTTCTGCATACTCCACCTCTCCAAGTGATGTCCGATGCCCAGCTTTTCGACCTGCTGCGCCAGTTGAAACAGCAGGGGAAGATTCGTCACTTTGGCGTCTCATCCAATGACCCTGTTGTATTGGGAAAAGCGGCGAGCCTCGCCGGTCTGTCCGTGGTGCAGACACCGGTAAATCCGCTTCAAATGGGAAGCGAAGGAGCGTTGAAAAAATTGGCAGCTTCGAAGGTCGGCATCGTGGCCAATCAGGTTTTTCTATCTGGCAAACTGGTTGGTTCCCAGGCGCCCAATGAGGATGAGGCGCGGCAAGTCTCGGCCTCCAAAGACAGGCTCGAAATTCTGGCCAAACAAAAGGGAATTTCACTAAACCACCTTTTAATTCAATACGCTCTCATGCAGCCGGGACTGGTTTCGGTTCTCAGCGGCACGACCAAGCAGGAACACTTGAAGCAAAACGTCGCTGACGCTCTTTCAGAAGTGAGCTACTCGGCTGAAGAACTCAATCTGATTCAGGCGTCAGCTCCCTTACCTCAAATATGATTCACGATGCGAGAGAGGTTCCCGCCGGAAAAATCCTTGAATGCGACCTTTGCATTGTAGGGGGTGGACCGGCCGGTATTTCCATCGCCAGGGAATTAGCCGGATCTTCCCATAAAGTGATTTTGGTAGAGGCGGGCGATAAGAAGGAGACTGCCCAGGCACGTGATCTTTATCGTGGCTTTGTCGAACCTGAATTGAGCCACGAACCGCTGGAGGAAAACCGGAGGCGGCAATGGGGCGGGGCGACTGCCGCGTGGGGTGGACGATGCATTCCATTCGATGCGATTGATTTTGAAAAGCGGGATTGGGTGCCCCACAGCGGTTGGCCCATCACCAAGGCACAATTGGAGCCTTATTTTGCCCGGGCAAATCAACTTTGCGAAGCTGGTGAGTATAAATTCAGGGCTGAGGAAGCATTCCCTGGGAAGCAGCGCGAAATGATAGCGGGCTTTGACGGACCGGATGTGGTTTCAAACCGGCTCGAACGCTGGGGGCCGCCAACACATTTCGGAAAACGATATGCACGCGATTTGGAGGCAGGCGGCAATATAACCGTTTTTCTGAATGCCAATTGTCTTCAGGTTCAACTTGATCCAAATGGCACAAGAGTTGAACAGATCGAAGTCGCTTCGTTTCAGAAGAATAAGTTTTTCATCAAAGCCCGGTTCTTTGTGATCGCCTGTGGCGGATTGGAAACAGCTCGGCTCCTATTGGCTTCGAATGACGTCATGAAATCCGGTATTGGAAATCATACCGATAACCTGGGACGTTACTACATGGCGCATCTTTTTGGCGCCGTCGCCACGGCAAAGCTGAAGGACAATACCAAAGGGTTCATTTATAATTTCGAGAAGGATGGGGAAGGGGTTTATTGTCGCCGACGGTTCTGGATTACACCCGAAGCGCAAAAGAAGAATCAGATGCTCAATGCAATCGCATTCTTTTTTCGGCCGCCTCTAAGCCATGCGGTGCATCGCAATGCATTATTTTCAGCTGCTTATCTGGCCAAGTTCTTCTTAAGCACGTTCAAGCGCAATAGTCCTGGCAAGGCCGCTGCCATTTTCAAGGAGCGTCGTGCTGATATTCTGGCCCACTTAAAGATTGTGATGGCTGATGCGCCGGGTTTGGTGCCGCAGGTGATGGGCATCATCAAAAGCCGCTATTTTGCAAAGCGAAGGCTTCCGTTTGTGCTCCCTTCACAAAGGAACAATTACTACTATTTGTTTTATCAAGCCGAGCACGCGCCTAATCCGGACAGTCGAGTTGTATTGCATTCCGAAAAGGACTTCTTTGGCATGCCTAGACTTCTGGTGAAGATCCATTTCACAGATATGGATGTGCAGACGGTTTTGCGAACACATCAACTTATCCGCAATCAATTCGAGGCCACCAAAACCGGTGAGTTAATTTACGAGCAGTCAGTCTTACTGGACGACGTGAAGCACGAGATTGGCGAATTCAACTCCTCCGCTCATCAGATTGGAACCACGCGAATGTCGGCCGATCCTCAGCAGGGAGTGGTCGATCCCAATTGCCAGGTACATGGGGTGGACAATTTGTTTGTCGCGGGCTGCTCAGTATTTCCAACCAGCGGCCATGCCAATCCTACATTAACAATGGTCGCCCTGGCGGTCAGGCTGGCCGATCATCTTAAAAAGAAACTCCAGAAATAACCCCGATGCTGTGAGCCGGAAGGCGTTTTGAGGTCACTTAAATCCGGCCTTTCCAAACAGCAGTAGGTTTTTCAACATGGTGTTGCACCCGGTGGCTTGGCGAGGCCGGTGTATAAAGCGAAAAATCGAAAGGTTTTTGGGAGTAAGCGCCGCTCTTGATCATGCGCAATCGATGGAGTAGAACAAACAAAGACCAGCTTCGCTTAATCCATCCCGGTGTCTGTTGCGCCTTGATTTGTTTTTCCCTCACCGCATTGGGCTTGAGATTCATGTTTTCACCCGTGTCATAAAACACGGAAGTAAATTGGTTCAGCACTGATCGCCGGACACCGCGATTGATCATCTCCATGACCCAGTAGACATCGCCCAGATCACGCCATTGCGTGTCGAAATACAGGTTCAACTTTTCAAGGCAGGAACGCTTCAGGAAAATGGCGCAGGTGAGATTGGGGAATCGCACCCAAATGTGATGGGTGCGAGGCAGCAGCGATGGGCGATGGCAAAGATAATTGCCCTCAGAATCCACCACCAGGGTATGCGCAAAAACAGCGTCTGTTCCGGGGTGCTGTTTAAAAAAATCGTGCACTGATTTAAGTGCGCCAGGCAGGAATTGTTCGTCGCAATTCAGATAACAAACAATATCACCCTGCGCGCGCCGGAACCCGCGGTTCACGGCGTCATACATGCCCTTATCCTTTTCGATAAAAGCCTTCACACGGGAATCGTATGGCAGCCAGTCCTGAGTGCCATCATCAGAGCACGAGTCTTGCACGATGTGCTCAAAGGTAACACCTTTCTGGTCGGTTACCGAGGCAATGCAAAGCTTGAGCCATTTGGAATTGCGAAAACTGGGAGTGACTATCGAAAAATTCACAGGTATTACTGCGGACGGGTGGTGGTTTTTATGGAAGGAACCAATGCCGGGGTGCTGCTGGCACAATCTTTCAGCTCAAGACTATGAAAGGCTTCAGCGAGGCCGGAAAGATACTGCTCCAAGGTAAAATTGCTGAGAAACAGTTCCCGGAAGAACTCCGGTTGCTCTCCGACCAGGCAGGTCAACAGGGCATCAGCGATCTGCCTGGGCGAATGGATATCCACCAAACAGCGATAATCACTCGGCAGGAGCTCGGGAATGGAGCGCCAGTGTGTGGTCAGAATGGGCAATCCGAACGCCATCGCTTCGATAAGGTTTACCGGTTGGTTTTCGTTGCGATAGTAGGTCGGGAAACAGAAGAGGTCGGCTTCGCGCAATGCTTTCTTTTTCTCTGAACCTGCCAGGAAGCCGAGGTAACGGATGGCTTGACTGCCTTCGGGTGAGCTAAGAATAAGGTCAAACTCTTCCTTTTCCGATTCTTCAGGGAAGGAGCCCGCAACGGTAAGCTCCATGGTGAAAGGAGCCCCGTCTCTGATCAGTTGGCGGTTGGCCAGAAGAACTCCCTGAATGGCATCAAAAAGCCCCTTCTCATGGGTGCAGTGCGCGAGATAGAACACATTAAAAATCTGCGGCGCATGTCCCGCATCCTTCAACTCATCAGGCGAAAGCACCAGGCCGGCAGCCAGTTTTTTGCGGGCCGCAAAGCGGGCTCTGCGCAAAGGCAGAATTTGCTCCTGAAATTCAGGGCAGGGATCCGGAATCCCGTTGCTGACCACACGTATGCTCTGCGGCAGCAGTTTCTCCGCATCTGCCCGGTTGTAATCAGACAGCACAATGCTTAAGTCTATATTTTTAAACCGTTCATAGGTAAACTCACGCTCTCGCATCTGAACATGAGTCTCAAGCCATTTGCCCATTCCGGCGGCATGCCAATGCAGGATGATTTGCTTGAAGAATGGCCGGCACAACCACATCACAATCCAATCCCGGTAGAGGGCGGACCGCTTTCCTGGCGCAGGTATGTAATACATGGTATTCACACCATGACGAAAGTGGCACCAGATAGCCTGGAAACAAAAGCCAATCAAAAGAAAAAGTTTGCCAATTCGGAAGTCCCCAATGTCCTCCAATTCCTTGGACACCTGCGCGTTTACGTGGTAGCACTTGACTCCGTACTGGTCAGGTTTGAGGCTAGCCCTGCCGCCAGGTCGTCGATGATCACCGCCAAAACCATCCAGCATGAGCTGAACCATGTAACTCTGGCCGTGATGTGGCGGGGGCGTGTGGGCAAAGACAAGCAATTTCATTCAGCACAAATCTGCAACAGCTGACAAACGAATAACCTCAAGAAAAGGACTTTTGACAATTAACGTAACGTGCGTGAGTGAGCATGGGAAGAACTTTATAGTAAACCCGGGAGAAATTTTTGACGACCGGAAGGATCATGGCTCGAAGGCCTAATAAATACGTGCGTTTTTTCCTAACCTTCCATACTTTGGTGCGGAATGAATTGCGGGACAATGAGCAGTCGAAGCTTCCGGTCGAGTCCCCTTCAGTTGCTACGTTTACGTAAATTCCATGACTGAACTTAATCTGTTGGGCACACCGTTACTCGCAACGACCTATGAGGAACTGGGGGCTAAATGCCTGGAATGGGCGTCCGGCCCCAGTTGTGTTTCAATGGAATTTGCCAACACCCAGATTGTAACCATGCGCCGGCATGAACCGGATTTTCTCGAAAAGACCAGTAAGTACGACTACTTCATACCTGATGGGATGCCCCTCATCTGGTGCTTAAACCGGGCTGGGGCGGGGTTGAAGGATCGGGTTTAT
This genomic window contains:
- a CDS encoding aldo/keto reductase, which produces MKFRRIGQTEIDCSIIGLGTGRLASVSGGVSRTAAVNLFGVAEDLGINLIDTADSYAQGECEKIIGQALQGKRSQFIITTKAGYSFSSVAGGLRLLKPLAKKVLKMFKGGRSLAGSVRTNVSRQDFTAAYIQRAVDSSLQRLQTDYIDIFLLHTPPLQVMSDAQLFDLLRQLKQQGKIRHFGVSSNDPVVLGKAASLAGLSVVQTPVNPLQMGSEGALKKLAASKVGIVANQVFLSGKLVGSQAPNEDEARQVSASKDRLEILAKQKGISLNHLLIQYALMQPGLVSVLSGTTKQEHLKQNVADALSEVSYSAEELNLIQASAPLPQI
- a CDS encoding FAD-dependent oxidoreductase, which produces MIHDAREVPAGKILECDLCIVGGGPAGISIARELAGSSHKVILVEAGDKKETAQARDLYRGFVEPELSHEPLEENRRRQWGGATAAWGGRCIPFDAIDFEKRDWVPHSGWPITKAQLEPYFARANQLCEAGEYKFRAEEAFPGKQREMIAGFDGPDVVSNRLERWGPPTHFGKRYARDLEAGGNITVFLNANCLQVQLDPNGTRVEQIEVASFQKNKFFIKARFFVIACGGLETARLLLASNDVMKSGIGNHTDNLGRYYMAHLFGAVATAKLKDNTKGFIYNFEKDGEGVYCRRRFWITPEAQKKNQMLNAIAFFFRPPLSHAVHRNALFSAAYLAKFFLSTFKRNSPGKAAAIFKERRADILAHLKIVMADAPGLVPQVMGIIKSRYFAKRRLPFVLPSQRNNYYYLFYQAEHAPNPDSRVVLHSEKDFFGMPRLLVKIHFTDMDVQTVLRTHQLIRNQFEATKTGELIYEQSVLLDDVKHEIGEFNSSAHQIGTTRMSADPQQGVVDPNCQVHGVDNLFVAGCSVFPTSGHANPTLTMVALAVRLADHLKKKLQK
- a CDS encoding glycosyltransferase family 2 protein, which gives rise to MNFSIVTPSFRNSKWLKLCIASVTDQKGVTFEHIVQDSCSDDGTQDWLPYDSRVKAFIEKDKGMYDAVNRGFRRAQGDIVCYLNCDEQFLPGALKSVHDFFKQHPGTDAVFAHTLVVDSEGNYLCHRPSLLPRTHHIWVRFPNLTCAIFLKRSCLEKLNLYFDTQWRDLGDVYWVMEMINRGVRRSVLNQFTSVFYDTGENMNLKPNAVREKQIKAQQTPGWIKRSWSLFVLLHRLRMIKSGAYSQKPFDFSLYTPASPSHRVQHHVEKPTAVWKGRI
- a CDS encoding glycosyltransferase family 4 protein; translated protein: MKLLVFAHTPPPHHGQSYMVQLMLDGFGGDHRRPGGRASLKPDQYGVKCYHVNAQVSKELEDIGDFRIGKLFLLIGFCFQAIWCHFRHGVNTMYYIPAPGKRSALYRDWIVMWLCRPFFKQIILHWHAAGMGKWLETHVQMREREFTYERFKNIDLSIVLSDYNRADAEKLLPQSIRVVSNGIPDPCPEFQEQILPLRRARFAARKKLAAGLVLSPDELKDAGHAPQIFNVFYLAHCTHEKGLFDAIQGVLLANRQLIRDGAPFTMELTVAGSFPEESEKEEFDLILSSPEGSQAIRYLGFLAGSEKKKALREADLFCFPTYYRNENQPVNLIEAMAFGLPILTTHWRSIPELLPSDYRCLVDIHSPRQIADALLTCLVGEQPEFFRELFLSNFTLEQYLSGLAEAFHSLELKDCASSTPALVPSIKTTTRPQ